One region of Mycolicibacterium lutetiense genomic DNA includes:
- a CDS encoding MFS transporter, translating to MTTEAELGTPTGGDAARAETADRRKQIDQHHPFYKWVVLSNTTLGILLASVNASIVLISLPAIFRGIGLNPLAPGNVSYLLWMLMGYLVVTAVLVVPFGRLGDMYGRVRIYNLGFVVFTLAAIALSFDPFQLGGGAVWLIGWRVIQGVGGAMLMASSSAILTDAFPANQRGMALGTNMVAAVAGSFLGLLIGGFLSEWHWKAIFWVGVPIGVIGTIWSYRSLKELGVRTAGRLDWAGTLTFGLGLTVLLIGITYGIQPYGDSTTGWTNPWVLGSIIIGLLMLVAFCIVELNVPSPMVDIRLFKSAAFGMGNLAGLMSSVGRGGLQFMLIIWLQGIWLPLHGYSFESTPLWAGIYLLPVTVGFLVAAPIAGSLSDRIGARPLTVGGMLLMAATFVALLLIPVNFDYWVFAILVFLNGLGGGIFTAPNTAAIMSSVPADQRGAASGVRSTFFNAGSSLSIGIFFSLMIVGLANTLPAALTTGLTQQGVSTSVAHDVANLPPVGSLFAAFLGYNPMAELLAPYDALHQPGVNADVITGQTFFPQLITEPFHSGLTVVFTAAAVMMVIGAVASMFSAGRYGTEAGADNEA from the coding sequence ATGACGACTGAAGCTGAACTCGGCACCCCGACAGGGGGCGACGCCGCCCGGGCCGAGACCGCCGACCGCCGCAAACAGATCGACCAGCACCATCCGTTCTACAAGTGGGTGGTGCTGTCCAACACCACGCTGGGCATCCTGCTGGCGTCGGTCAATGCGTCGATCGTGTTGATCTCGCTGCCGGCGATCTTCCGCGGCATCGGGCTGAACCCGCTCGCCCCCGGCAACGTGAGCTACCTGCTGTGGATGCTGATGGGCTACCTGGTGGTGACCGCGGTGCTCGTCGTGCCGTTCGGGCGCCTGGGCGACATGTACGGCCGGGTCCGCATCTACAACCTCGGCTTCGTCGTCTTCACCCTGGCCGCGATCGCGCTGTCCTTCGACCCGTTCCAACTCGGAGGCGGCGCGGTCTGGCTGATCGGCTGGCGGGTGATCCAGGGCGTCGGCGGCGCCATGCTGATGGCCTCGTCGTCGGCGATCCTCACCGACGCCTTCCCCGCCAACCAGCGCGGAATGGCGTTGGGCACCAACATGGTGGCCGCCGTTGCCGGCTCGTTCCTCGGGTTGCTGATCGGCGGATTCCTGTCCGAATGGCACTGGAAGGCCATCTTCTGGGTGGGTGTGCCGATCGGCGTCATCGGCACCATCTGGAGCTACCGCTCACTCAAGGAACTCGGTGTCCGCACCGCCGGACGGCTCGACTGGGCCGGCACGCTGACCTTCGGGCTGGGCCTGACGGTGCTGCTGATCGGCATCACCTACGGCATCCAGCCCTACGGTGACTCGACCACCGGCTGGACCAATCCGTGGGTACTGGGCTCCATCATCATCGGCCTGCTGATGCTGGTGGCGTTCTGCATCGTCGAGCTGAACGTGCCGTCACCCATGGTCGACATCCGGCTGTTCAAATCCGCGGCGTTCGGGATGGGCAACCTGGCCGGGCTGATGTCCTCGGTGGGCCGCGGCGGCCTGCAGTTCATGCTCATCATCTGGCTGCAGGGCATCTGGTTGCCACTGCACGGCTACAGCTTCGAATCCACCCCGCTGTGGGCCGGCATCTACCTGCTGCCGGTCACCGTCGGGTTCCTGGTCGCCGCACCGATCGCCGGGTCGCTCTCCGACCGCATCGGCGCGCGGCCACTGACTGTCGGCGGCATGCTGCTGATGGCCGCCACCTTCGTCGCACTCCTGCTCATCCCCGTCAACTTCGACTACTGGGTGTTCGCCATCCTGGTGTTCCTCAACGGCCTCGGCGGCGGCATCTTCACCGCCCCCAACACGGCGGCCATCATGTCGAGCGTGCCGGCCGACCAACGTGGCGCGGCCTCCGGTGTGCGGTCCACCTTCTTCAACGCCGGGAGCTCGCTGTCGATCGGCATCTTCTTCTCACTGATGATCGTCGGACTGGCCAACACGTTGCCCGCGGCGTTGACCACCGGCCTGACGCAGCAAGGTGTTTCGACGTCGGTGGCCCACGACGTGGCGAACCTGCCCCCGGTCGGCAGCCTGTTCGCAGCCTTCCTGGGCTACAACCCGATGGCCGAGCTGCTCGCGCCCTACGACGCGCTGCACCAGCCGGGCGTGAACGCGGACGTCATCACCGGGCAGACGTTCTTCCCGCAGCTGATCACCGAACCCTTCCATTCCGGCCTGACGGTGGTGTTCACCGCCGCGGCCGTGATGATGGTGATCGGCGCGGTGGCGTCGATGTTCAGTGCGGGCCGCTATGGGACGGAGGCCGGCGCCGACAACGAGGCCTGA
- the thiC gene encoding phosphomethylpyrimidine synthase ThiC, which translates to MSNRVPVKGTVDPSITMGPITGSTKVYREISQDGTTLRVPFRRVNLTNGEHLDLYDTSGPYTDDGAVIDLNAGLPPRPGVHKDRGTQLQRARAGEITAEMAYIAEREGVSAELVRDEVARGRAVIPANHNHPEAEPMIIGKAFGVKVNANIGNSAVTSSIGEEVDKMVWATRWGADTIMDLSTGKDIHQTREWILRNSPVPVGTVPIYQALEKVNGDPTLLTWEMYRDTVIEQCEQGVDYMTVHAGVLLRYIPLTVKRVTGIVSRGGSIMAAWCLAHHTESFLYTRFEELCEILARYDVTFSLGDGLRPGSIADANDEAQFAELRTLGELTTIAKSHGVQVMIEGPGHVPMHKIVENVRLEEEWCEEAPFYTLGPLTTDIAPAYDHITSAIGAAIIAQAGTAMLCYVTPKEHLGLPDRKDVKDGVIAYKIAAHAGDLAKGHPRAQQRDDALSKARFEFRWHDQFALSLDPDTAREFHDETLPAEPAKTAHFCSMCGPKFCSMRITQDIRDAYPDGVAPEDIERGMAEKSQEFADHGNRVYLPLTT; encoded by the coding sequence ATGAGTAATCGCGTTCCTGTCAAGGGCACAGTCGACCCGTCGATCACGATGGGTCCGATCACCGGAAGCACCAAGGTCTATCGCGAGATCAGCCAGGACGGCACGACCTTGCGCGTGCCGTTCCGCCGGGTGAACCTCACCAACGGTGAGCACCTGGACCTGTACGACACCTCGGGCCCGTACACCGACGACGGCGCGGTGATCGATCTGAACGCCGGCCTGCCGCCACGGCCCGGGGTACACAAAGACCGCGGCACCCAGCTGCAGCGGGCTCGCGCCGGGGAGATCACCGCCGAGATGGCGTACATCGCTGAGCGCGAGGGCGTTTCGGCTGAGTTGGTGCGCGACGAGGTCGCCCGCGGCCGCGCCGTGATCCCGGCGAACCACAACCACCCTGAAGCCGAGCCGATGATCATCGGCAAGGCGTTCGGCGTGAAAGTCAATGCCAATATCGGCAATTCGGCCGTCACCTCCTCGATCGGCGAGGAAGTCGACAAGATGGTGTGGGCCACCCGCTGGGGTGCCGACACCATCATGGACCTGTCGACCGGCAAGGACATCCACCAGACCCGCGAGTGGATCCTCCGCAACTCCCCGGTTCCGGTCGGTACCGTGCCGATCTACCAGGCACTGGAGAAGGTCAACGGCGACCCGACCTTGCTGACGTGGGAGATGTACCGCGACACCGTGATCGAGCAGTGCGAGCAGGGCGTCGACTATATGACGGTGCACGCCGGGGTGCTGTTGCGTTACATCCCGCTGACGGTCAAGCGCGTCACCGGCATCGTGTCCCGCGGCGGGTCGATCATGGCGGCCTGGTGCCTTGCGCATCACACCGAATCGTTCCTGTACACCCGCTTCGAGGAACTCTGCGAGATCCTGGCCCGCTACGACGTGACGTTCTCTCTCGGTGACGGGCTGCGACCCGGGTCGATCGCCGACGCCAACGACGAGGCCCAGTTCGCCGAGCTGCGCACCTTGGGTGAGCTGACCACGATCGCTAAATCCCATGGCGTGCAGGTGATGATCGAAGGTCCGGGCCACGTTCCGATGCACAAGATCGTGGAGAACGTGCGCCTGGAGGAGGAATGGTGCGAGGAGGCACCGTTCTACACGCTCGGCCCGCTGACCACCGATATCGCGCCGGCCTATGACCACATCACCTCGGCGATCGGCGCGGCCATCATCGCCCAGGCCGGTACCGCGATGCTCTGTTACGTCACCCCCAAGGAACACCTGGGGTTGCCCGACCGCAAGGACGTCAAGGACGGGGTGATCGCCTACAAGATCGCCGCGCATGCCGGTGACCTCGCCAAGGGGCACCCGCGCGCCCAGCAGCGTGATGACGCGCTCTCCAAGGCGCGCTTCGAGTTCCGTTGGCACGACCAGTTCGCGTTGTCGCTGGATCCCGATACCGCCCGCGAGTTCCACGATGAGACGCTGCCCGCCGAACCGGCCAAGACGGCGCACTTCTGCTCGATGTGTGGCCCCAAGTTCTGCTCGATGCGCATCACGCAGGACATCCGGGACGCCTATCCGGACGGGGTGGCCCCGGAGGATATCGAGCGCGGCATGGCCGAGAAATCCCAGGAGTTCGCCGACCACGGAAACCGTGTCTATCTACCCTTGACCACGTGA
- the thiD gene encoding bifunctional hydroxymethylpyrimidine kinase/phosphomethylpyrimidine kinase, producing MNFLPLTPAGDTPLRVMTIAGSDSGGGAGIQADMRTFAMLGLHGCVAVTAVTVQNSVGVKGFHEIPLDVIAGQISAVTSDIGIQTAKTGMLASSEIITTIAETWRAEGLGAVPLVVDPVCASMHGDPLLHHSALDALRTELFPLATLVTPNLDEVRLLVDVEVVDEASQRDAARALHALGPQWALVKGGHLRSSSASPDLLFDGSEFHEFAAPRIDTGNDHGAGDTLAAATASALAHGYSVPEAVEFGKAWVTECIRAAYPLGHGHGPVNALFRLQP from the coding sequence GTGAACTTTCTGCCCTTGACCCCCGCGGGTGACACCCCGCTGCGGGTGATGACCATCGCCGGGTCCGATTCGGGCGGTGGCGCCGGGATCCAGGCCGACATGCGGACCTTCGCCATGCTCGGCCTGCACGGTTGCGTCGCGGTGACCGCGGTGACTGTGCAGAACTCGGTCGGCGTCAAGGGTTTTCACGAAATCCCCCTCGATGTCATCGCGGGTCAGATCTCGGCGGTCACCTCCGATATCGGGATCCAGACCGCCAAGACCGGCATGTTGGCCTCCTCGGAGATCATCACCACGATCGCCGAGACCTGGCGGGCCGAAGGACTGGGAGCAGTGCCACTGGTCGTCGATCCAGTGTGCGCCTCGATGCACGGCGATCCGCTGCTGCACCACAGCGCCCTGGACGCGCTGCGCACCGAGCTGTTCCCGCTGGCCACACTGGTCACCCCGAACCTCGACGAGGTGCGGCTGCTGGTGGATGTCGAGGTCGTCGACGAGGCCTCCCAGCGGGATGCGGCGCGCGCGCTGCATGCGCTGGGTCCGCAGTGGGCACTGGTCAAGGGTGGGCACCTGCGCTCGTCGTCGGCCAGTCCGGATCTGCTGTTCGACGGCTCGGAGTTCCACGAGTTCGCCGCGCCGCGGATCGACACCGGCAACGACCACGGGGCCGGCGATACTCTGGCCGCGGCGACGGCTTCTGCACTGGCACACGGCTATTCGGTTCCCGAGGCAGTGGAGTTCGGCAAGGCGTGGGTGACCGAATGCATCCGGGCCGCCTATCCACTGGGCCACGGCCACGGCCCGGTGAACGCCCTGTTCCGGCTGCAGCCATGA
- a CDS encoding alpha/beta hydrolase family protein: MNLDAIAGVAHEPQGPAQGVVVLTHGAGGNRDSAMLVKICDEWASRGWLAIRYDLPYRRRRPKGPPSGSAAGDQDGIAEAIALARNLTDGPVIAGGHSYGGRMTSMVAATGAGPDVLTLFSYPLHPPGKPERARTEHLPGITVPTVFTHGTSDPFGTIEELRAAAALVAGHTELVVIDGARHDLGSKTLDVPALAVDAALRAVDIVEP; encoded by the coding sequence ATGAACCTCGACGCGATCGCCGGCGTCGCCCACGAACCCCAAGGGCCGGCGCAGGGAGTCGTCGTCCTCACCCACGGAGCGGGCGGCAATCGGGACTCGGCGATGCTGGTCAAGATCTGCGACGAATGGGCCTCACGCGGTTGGCTGGCCATCCGGTATGACCTCCCCTACCGCCGCCGCAGGCCCAAGGGACCACCGTCGGGATCGGCAGCAGGTGACCAGGACGGCATCGCCGAGGCGATCGCACTGGCCCGAAACCTCACCGACGGCCCCGTGATCGCGGGTGGGCATTCCTACGGCGGGCGGATGACCTCGATGGTCGCGGCGACCGGGGCGGGCCCGGACGTGCTGACCCTCTTCTCCTATCCGCTGCACCCTCCGGGCAAACCGGAACGCGCCCGCACCGAACATCTGCCCGGCATCACGGTGCCCACGGTTTTTACCCATGGCACTTCCGACCCGTTCGGCACCATCGAGGAGCTCAGGGCGGCCGCCGCGTTGGTGGCCGGTCACACCGAACTCGTCGTCATCGACGGTGCCCGTCACGACCTCGGGTCCAAGACCCTGGATGTGCCGGCCCTCGCGGTGGACGCGGCACTGCGGGCAGTCGATATCGTCGAACCATGA
- a CDS encoding septum formation family protein — MTYPPGPPGPHGPPPHGYPPPPPQPYSTGPDQFSALPEKSSALKWVLLAVVVLVALVVAAGAVFYLARDRGATEASQVRSGDCLTEIPDSSRVLYVKAVGCDQPHKGEVFAVLPLPDGEFPGDSAVVKYADRCAPALTEYAPDANSDSGIQLFVLYPTADSWQRGDRTVTCIATSKNPRTGKLR; from the coding sequence ATGACCTATCCGCCCGGTCCCCCCGGCCCGCACGGCCCACCGCCTCATGGTTACCCGCCACCCCCGCCACAGCCGTATTCCACCGGCCCCGACCAGTTCTCGGCTCTACCTGAGAAATCCTCGGCGCTCAAGTGGGTGCTGCTCGCGGTCGTGGTGCTCGTCGCACTCGTGGTTGCGGCCGGCGCGGTGTTCTACCTGGCCCGGGACCGTGGCGCCACCGAGGCCAGCCAGGTCCGCTCGGGTGATTGCCTGACCGAGATACCCGACAGCAGCCGGGTGTTGTACGTCAAGGCGGTGGGGTGCGATCAGCCGCACAAGGGTGAGGTGTTCGCGGTGCTGCCGCTGCCCGACGGGGAATTCCCTGGCGATTCCGCGGTGGTGAAGTACGCCGACAGGTGCGCCCCGGCACTCACCGAATATGCGCCTGATGCCAACTCGGATTCCGGGATCCAGCTGTTCGTCCTGTATCCGACCGCGGACTCCTGGCAACGTGGGGACCGCACCGTAACGTGCATCGCCACCAGCAAAAACCCCCGCACGGGGAAACTCAGGTAA
- a CDS encoding cytochrome P450 — protein MVEIQPRTVAATLPLAPRNPLRYRQMLKALRSFTEGHQQLRDAGGPVSRMVLGPRWLVPPALLITSPQGARDVLGRRDSVADRGGALNMVDLRKLMGGNLLNLPHERWLPRRRTLQPMFTKQNVPRYAGHMAAAAQSVADDWGDGATIDLDSACRALTLRALGRSVFGLDLDERAEDVGPALRASLSWISDRSTQPVKLPQWLPTPGQRRARAGNARLHALAGEILTAVRTDPDRDAPLVRALIEARDPDTRRQLTDDEICHELVLFMLAGHDTTSTTLCYALWALGRNPDIEERVYDEVAALGTRTLTPEDVPRLGYTVQVLHEALRLCPPGAGTPRLLNEDITVDGYRAEAGTIALVNFYVMHRDPDLWDDPLSFDPGRFSLERSAGRNRWQYLPFGGGPRSCVGDHFAMLEATLALATIVREVSVASLRDDFPVETPFTVIAAEPIPARITRRSTP, from the coding sequence ATGGTCGAGATTCAGCCGCGGACGGTGGCAGCCACCCTGCCGTTGGCCCCGCGCAACCCCCTGCGTTACCGACAGATGCTCAAGGCGCTGCGGTCGTTCACCGAGGGCCATCAGCAGCTCCGCGACGCCGGCGGTCCGGTCAGTCGTATGGTGCTGGGGCCGAGGTGGCTCGTCCCCCCGGCCCTGCTGATCACCTCGCCGCAGGGCGCGCGCGACGTCCTTGGTCGGCGCGATTCGGTCGCCGACCGAGGCGGCGCCCTCAACATGGTCGATCTGCGCAAGCTGATGGGCGGCAACCTGCTCAATCTGCCGCATGAACGTTGGCTGCCGCGAAGGCGCACGCTGCAGCCGATGTTCACCAAGCAGAACGTGCCGCGCTATGCGGGGCACATGGCCGCTGCCGCTCAATCGGTTGCCGACGACTGGGGCGACGGCGCCACGATCGACCTGGATTCCGCCTGCCGCGCGCTCACGTTGCGGGCTCTGGGTCGATCGGTGTTCGGGCTCGATCTCGACGAGCGGGCCGAAGACGTGGGCCCGGCGCTGCGGGCGTCCCTGTCGTGGATCTCCGATCGCTCGACCCAACCTGTCAAACTCCCGCAGTGGCTGCCTACCCCCGGGCAGCGCCGGGCCAGGGCGGGCAATGCGCGGCTGCATGCGCTGGCCGGCGAGATACTCACCGCGGTGCGCACCGATCCGGACCGGGACGCTCCATTGGTGCGGGCCCTGATCGAGGCCCGCGACCCGGATACCCGACGACAACTGACCGACGACGAAATCTGCCATGAGTTGGTGCTTTTCATGCTCGCCGGGCACGACACCACCTCGACCACCCTGTGTTATGCGCTGTGGGCATTGGGCCGCAATCCCGATATCGAGGAGCGGGTGTACGACGAGGTCGCGGCCCTGGGCACGCGGACGCTGACACCTGAAGATGTGCCGCGCCTTGGCTATACCGTTCAGGTTCTGCACGAAGCACTGCGGCTGTGCCCGCCCGGTGCCGGCACGCCACGGCTGCTCAATGAAGACATCACGGTCGACGGCTACCGCGCCGAGGCCGGCACGATCGCACTCGTCAACTTCTATGTCATGCACCGTGACCCGGACCTGTGGGACGACCCGCTGTCCTTCGATCCGGGCCGCTTCAGCCTCGAACGTTCAGCCGGCCGGAACCGTTGGCAGTACCTGCCTTTCGGTGGCGGTCCACGGTCCTGCGTCGGTGACCACTTCGCCATGCTGGAAGCCACCCTGGCGCTGGCGACCATCGTGCGTGAGGTCTCCGTGGCCTCCCTGCGCGACGACTTCCCGGTGGAGACCCCCTTCACCGTCATCGCCGCCGAGCCGATCCCGGCCCGCATCACGAGAAGGAGTACGCCATGA
- a CDS encoding DUF3303 domain-containing protein → MKFIVHWTQSQANYRDAVEKFKQTGGQVPEGATMLHRWWGMNGQGFAIVETDDAKAMFESVADWSEFLTFDITPCVEDAEAGEVIAKLF, encoded by the coding sequence ATGAAATTCATCGTGCACTGGACTCAGTCGCAGGCGAACTACCGAGATGCGGTGGAGAAGTTCAAGCAGACCGGCGGCCAGGTTCCAGAGGGTGCGACGATGCTTCACCGTTGGTGGGGCATGAACGGCCAGGGATTCGCCATCGTCGAAACGGACGACGCCAAGGCCATGTTCGAGTCGGTGGCTGATTGGAGCGAGTTCCTCACCTTCGACATCACGCCCTGCGTGGAAGACGCCGAGGCCGGCGAGGTGATCGCAAAGCTGTTCTGA
- a CDS encoding CDGP domain-containing protein: protein MKLYIVGGVAAAMLAGGLIASAPPASAGCQYGGPVISKCDGPVQPDGTWQRCMGTWGYVPSGFSSHLVPVKRCDVMGPGHEIAPGDLPFADPPTRIDD, encoded by the coding sequence ATGAAGCTCTACATCGTCGGCGGCGTAGCTGCCGCAATGCTGGCCGGCGGGTTGATCGCCTCAGCGCCACCGGCCAGCGCCGGCTGCCAGTACGGGGGACCGGTGATCAGTAAGTGCGACGGGCCTGTGCAACCCGACGGAACCTGGCAGCGGTGCATGGGAACCTGGGGCTACGTGCCCAGCGGATTCAGTTCCCACCTGGTGCCGGTCAAGCGCTGCGATGTGATGGGCCCCGGCCACGAGATCGCTCCGGGGGATCTCCCGTTCGCCGACCCGCCGACGCGCATCGACGACTGA